The proteins below are encoded in one region of Candidatus Cloacimonadota bacterium:
- a CDS encoding HAD family phosphatase — protein MNFKAVIFDLDGTLIDSMGLWTQVDREFLGKRNIPVPDDLFDDIQVGNSYVEVAEHFKRKFNLPDSAEDIMNEWTDMVAWHYKNDIPLKAGAKEFLTFLHENGIKIGVGTSNIHHLTEVVLSANDVWHYVDAVVDGQENLRGKPMPDIFLRVAEKLGVKPEDCLVIEDVIAGVMAAKNAGMNSFAIEDDYSIKDKDQIKEYVDFYARDFHEIKDKLTSSA, from the coding sequence ATGAATTTCAAAGCAGTTATATTCGATCTCGACGGTACATTGATCGACTCCATGGGTTTATGGACCCAGGTGGATCGTGAATTCCTTGGAAAAAGAAATATTCCTGTACCGGACGATTTATTTGATGATATTCAGGTTGGAAACAGTTACGTCGAGGTCGCAGAACATTTCAAAAGAAAATTTAATTTACCCGATAGTGCTGAAGATATCATGAACGAATGGACGGATATGGTCGCCTGGCATTACAAGAATGATATTCCCCTCAAAGCTGGCGCTAAAGAATTTCTCACCTTCCTCCACGAGAATGGAATCAAGATAGGTGTAGGCACAAGCAATATTCACCACCTCACGGAAGTTGTACTTTCAGCGAATGATGTGTGGCATTATGTCGATGCAGTTGTTGACGGACAGGAAAATCTCAGGGGAAAGCCGATGCCGGATATCTTCCTTCGGGTTGCAGAAAAGCTTGGTGTCAAGCCGGAAGACTGCCTGGTTATTGAAGATGTGATAGCAGGTGTGATGGCTGCAAAAAATGCAGGGATGAACTCCTTTGCAATCGAGGATGACTATTCAATAAAGGATAAAGATCAGATCAAGGAATATGTGGATTTCTATGCTCGTGATTTTCATGAGATAAAAGATAAACTTACATCTTCAGCCTAA